AGTTTCCCTACCTGCGCGACCGTTCCACCTACCTTGTGGTGCGCATGGTGGCCGCCGGTGTGGAATCAAAACCAAAGTACGCACTGATTGAAGTGCCCGCCGACGCCATTTCGCGCTTTGTGGTGTTGCCCCAAAGTGGCCGCGAGCAATATGTAATGCTGCTCGACGATGTGATACGCTTTTGCCTTGCAGAAGTGTTTCCGGGCTACGACCCCAAGCGCATTTCGGCCTACACCATTAAGCTAACACGCGATGCCGAACTCGACCTCGACACCGACGTGTCGAAAAGCTTCCTCGAAAAAATGTCGGGCGGCCTGAAGAAACGCAAGAAAGGTATTCCGGTGCGTTTTGTGTATGACAAGCAGATGCCGTCTGATATGCTTAAATATCTGCTGCGTCAGTTAAAAGTAATCCGCACCGACAATATCATTCCCGGTTCGCGTTATCACAACTTCAAAGACTTCATCCGCTTCCCCGATCTGGGGCACCCCGAGCTTATCTGGCCTGCGCACGAACCGCTCCGCCACCCGCGTCTGATACGCGGTGAAAGCATGTTTGATGAGATACGCAAAAAAGACCTCATCCTGCATTATCCCTACCAAACATTCGATCACGTAATCGACCTGCTCCGCGAAGCCTCCATCGATCCGAAGGTGAAGAAAATACAGATTACCCTTTACCGGGTAGCCTCAAACTCCAACGTTGTAAACGCGCTTATTAATGCGGTAAAAAACGGCAAGGAAGTGGTTGCAGTAATGGAGTTGCAGGCCCGGTTTGATGAGGAAAACAATATTTACTGGGCCAATAAACTTCAGGAAGAAGGAGCACGTGTAATTTTTGGCGTACCGGGAATTAAGGTTCACTCCAAACTCTTCCTAATTACCCGCCGCGAAGAAGGCAAAGTGGTGAATTACGGCCATATCGGCACGGGAAACATGAACGAATCGACGGCAAAAATTTACACCGATAAATCGCTCATTACCGCCGATAAGCGCATTACCGATGAGCTGGTGAAAATCTTTGAGTTTTACCACAACAACCTCAAGCCGGGTCATTACAAGCATTTGCTGGTATCGCCCTTTACCATGCGCCGCAAGCTGGAGAACCTGATACAGTTTGAAATTGAGGAAGCGAAAAAAGGCCGTAAAGCATCAATGCTGCTGAAAATGAACAACCTGGTTGATCTTGAGATGATTAACCGCTTGTACGAAGCCAG
This genomic stretch from Bacteroidota bacterium harbors:
- the ppk1 gene encoding polyphosphate kinase 1; this translates as MLRKKLPFINRDISWLSFNERVLQEAEDDANPLIERLRFLGIYSNNRDEFFRVRVATLKRMGKLGRKAESVLGAPPDMLLAQIQKRVVAASHRFDRIYNKILAELEKHHIHIIDEKELTKTQGEFVTGFFRNKVMPSLFPIMLDNAPQFPYLRDRSTYLVVRMVAAGVESKPKYALIEVPADAISRFVVLPQSGREQYVMLLDDVIRFCLAEVFPGYDPKRISAYTIKLTRDAELDLDTDVSKSFLEKMSGGLKKRKKGIPVRFVYDKQMPSDMLKYLLRQLKVIRTDNIIPGSRYHNFKDFIRFPDLGHPELIWPAHEPLRHPRLIRGESMFDEIRKKDLILHYPYQTFDHVIDLLREASIDPKVKKIQITLYRVASNSNVVNALINAVKNGKEVVAVMELQARFDEENNIYWANKLQEEGARVIFGVPGIKVHSKLFLITRREEGKVVNYGHIGTGNMNESTAKIYTDKSLITADKRITDELVKIFEFYHNNLKPGHYKHLLVSPFTMRRKLENLIQFEIEEAKKGRKASMLLKMNNLVDLEMINRLYEASKAGVEITLIIRGTCSLIPGVKGISENIRAISIVGRFLEHTRVFIFHHGGDEKYFISSADWMTRNLDHRSEVAVPIYDTDSQKELKEILELQLRDNRKARLIGGLKENTYLEVPATVEPLNAQEAIRDYLGKKPKAPKPPVIKRVEIRRN